From Paenibacillus sp. PK3_47, the proteins below share one genomic window:
- a CDS encoding PfkB family carbohydrate kinase: MLDVIAIGEVLIDFTPAGRSAAGNGLFECNPGGAPANVAAALSRLGARSAMISKVGEDQFGSLLHNVLVENGIDADSVSVTNEASTTLAFVHLDDQGDRSFSFFRKPGADTFLHAEDVPLERIEASRALHFGSLSMTHEPARTATRTAVRKAKDSGVLLSFDPNIRFSLWESKEQARQNIFWGMNYADILKVSEDELSFLTGTSDLEKGSQELQQQYDIGLLVVTLAEKGCYYRLAGRDGYVPGFKVKAIDTNGAGDAFLGCLLFKILESGGSLQGLTHEQITSMLTFANAGGALVTTRKGALGAMPTTDEINRMIESGTQHNKDRFRPGFHFSPPSNWANDPNGLVFYEGSYHLFYQYHPYSNKWGPMHWGHAVSKDQIHWEHAPTALFPDEHGAIFSGCCVVDWNNSSGLFGNTHGLVAIFTHADTHPETGQPRQRQSLAYSSDKGETWHKYDGNPVLAEEDLIDFRDPKVFWHAQSKQWIMAIVAGDHARFYASANLREWSLTGEFGREEGSHDGVWECPDLFQLPVDDTGRSKWVLIISIGDNPNCPEGSRTQYFIGEFDGKTFINDHPADHILWLDYGRDNYAGVTWSDIPEQDGRRVIIGWMSNWKYANETPTGSWRGAMTLPRALSLTEKNGDVVLTQMPVREIEQLRNESVSWNDVTVTPETPFIQPTNRDLIEIEAQMEIQSGEEVCIHLQSAGQSEIIIGYDPAKEWLFTDRSNSGVTDFHPAFASRHGAGLAAADGRLKLQIWLDRNAVEVYADNGLVVLTDQVFPDAPVEKIRISTTSGLVVLNSLQIHTLDAVQIPQIRTGQTSGRNEA; this comes from the coding sequence GTGCTTGATGTTATCGCTATCGGCGAAGTATTAATAGACTTTACGCCTGCAGGCCGTTCAGCCGCGGGGAACGGGCTGTTTGAATGCAATCCGGGAGGGGCTCCGGCCAACGTAGCCGCTGCGCTGTCCCGTCTGGGCGCCAGATCAGCAATGATCAGCAAGGTCGGGGAAGATCAATTCGGCTCATTGCTGCATAACGTGCTGGTTGAAAACGGTATTGATGCAGACAGTGTTTCCGTCACAAATGAAGCAAGTACAACGCTGGCTTTTGTCCATCTGGATGACCAGGGGGACAGATCCTTCAGCTTCTTCCGCAAACCAGGGGCAGATACTTTCCTGCATGCTGAAGATGTTCCGCTTGAGCGGATTGAGGCCTCCCGGGCGCTGCATTTCGGTTCGTTGTCGATGACGCATGAGCCTGCCCGTACAGCCACCCGGACCGCAGTCCGCAAGGCCAAGGATTCAGGGGTGCTGCTCTCGTTCGATCCCAATATCCGGTTTTCCTTATGGGAGAGTAAAGAGCAGGCCAGACAGAATATTTTTTGGGGAATGAATTATGCCGATATCCTGAAAGTCTCCGAAGATGAGTTATCTTTCTTAACGGGTACCAGTGATCTTGAAAAAGGCTCACAGGAGCTCCAGCAGCAATATGACATCGGACTTCTGGTTGTGACTCTAGCGGAAAAAGGCTGCTATTACCGTTTAGCCGGCCGGGATGGTTACGTGCCGGGCTTTAAGGTGAAGGCCATCGACACGAATGGAGCAGGAGACGCTTTTCTGGGCTGCCTGTTATTTAAAATTCTGGAAAGCGGAGGTTCCCTGCAGGGACTGACCCATGAACAAATCACCAGCATGCTGACTTTTGCCAATGCCGGCGGAGCGTTAGTAACTACGCGAAAGGGGGCTCTCGGGGCTATGCCGACGACAGATGAGATTAACCGGATGATAGAGTCCGGCACACAACATAATAAGGATCGGTTTAGACCGGGGTTTCACTTTTCACCACCCTCCAACTGGGCAAATGACCCGAACGGATTAGTCTTTTATGAGGGAAGCTATCATCTATTCTATCAATATCATCCTTACAGTAATAAATGGGGGCCGATGCACTGGGGCCATGCGGTAAGTAAAGATCAGATTCACTGGGAGCACGCGCCAACGGCACTATTCCCGGATGAGCATGGGGCAATTTTCTCCGGCTGCTGTGTAGTGGACTGGAATAACAGCAGCGGTCTATTTGGGAATACCCATGGACTCGTCGCAATCTTTACGCATGCGGATACCCACCCGGAGACGGGGCAGCCGCGTCAGCGGCAGAGTCTGGCTTACAGCAGCGATAAGGGGGAGACCTGGCACAAGTATGACGGGAATCCGGTGCTCGCCGAGGAGGATCTGATAGACTTCCGTGATCCGAAGGTATTCTGGCATGCGCAAAGCAAGCAGTGGATTATGGCAATAGTAGCGGGAGACCATGCCCGGTTCTATGCCTCCGCTAATCTGCGGGAATGGTCGCTGACAGGTGAATTCGGGAGGGAAGAAGGCTCCCATGACGGCGTATGGGAATGCCCGGATCTGTTTCAGCTGCCGGTGGATGACACCGGGCGATCGAAATGGGTGCTGATCATCAGCATCGGGGACAATCCCAACTGTCCGGAAGGATCGCGTACGCAATATTTCATTGGAGAGTTCGACGGGAAGACGTTCATCAATGATCATCCGGCAGATCATATCCTGTGGCTTGATTATGGCAGAGATAACTACGCGGGAGTTACCTGGTCAGATATTCCTGAGCAAGACGGCCGCCGCGTAATCATCGGGTGGATGAGCAACTGGAAGTATGCCAACGAGACGCCTACAGGTTCGTGGAGAGGCGCAATGACTCTGCCCCGTGCTTTATCCCTGACTGAAAAGAACGGAGATGTAGTACTTACCCAGATGCCTGTCCGGGAAATTGAGCAGCTGCGCAATGAATCCGTAAGCTGGAACGATGTCACAGTTACGCCGGAGACTCCTTTTATACAGCCGACGAATCGCGATCTGATAGAGATTGAAGCACAGATGGAGATCCAATCCGGGGAAGAGGTATGTATCCATCTGCAATCTGCCGGACAAAGCGAAATTATTATCGGGTATGACCCTGCTAAGGAATGGCTGTTCACCGACCGTTCGAATAGCGGTGTGACTGACTTCCATCCGGCATTCGCAAGCCGGCACGGTGCTGGCTTGGCCGCTGCGGACGGACGGCTTAAGCTGCAGATCTGGCTGGACCGCAATGCAGTTGAAGTGTATGCGGATAACGGACTGGTTGTGCTGACTGATCAGGTTTTCCCTGACGCCCCGGTGGAGAAGATCCGGATAAGTACCACATCTGGACTGGTTGTCCTGAACTCGCTTCAGATCCATACTTTGGATGCTGTCCAGATTCCGCAGATACGCACAGGGCAGACATCAGGGAGGAATGAAGCATGA
- a CDS encoding ABC transporter substrate-binding protein produces MKSLFKNAGILVLAGAFALSGCSGSGNGSKEQAESPDQEANFNATGLPIVNEAVSLRMVAPKAALAPEFSEMEIFKRLEQETNVKINWENIPDTDYTEKKNLLLASGDLPDAFYAAGFTDYELINYGEDGTLIPLEDLIDQYAPNLKALLDRRPDIKSSITAPDGHIYGLPSWEENNLGTNPFFHVINKGWLDKLGLKVPETLDEYTQALVAFKTQDPNGNGKQDEIPLSFMHMQWCMDIAGLFGAFGLPDNLEHRVVRDGKVIFTATQPEYKEALNYFHEQWYKQGLIDPESFTQDAAQYLAKGKTTDETLGSYIWWEVEEVVGTERAKDYDLLSPLKGANGEQTIGRANGGGPGRGSFVITKENSHPEITMRWIDQQYEPYMAAQIHWGPLDVVYKKDENGKLVNLPLPEGASAGEFRQKVAPGSGAPGVITFDDFGKVVDMEPRAQQRAEDLEKYYNPFMEKENYPGIFFEPEELDTINKIEPELIKYVNTQRGKFIVDGGADEEWDSYIKTLEKMGLNELMEIYQTGLDRYNANLNQ; encoded by the coding sequence ATGAAGTCTTTATTCAAAAATGCGGGAATTCTGGTGTTGGCCGGAGCGTTTGCGCTAAGCGGATGTTCGGGCAGCGGTAACGGGTCAAAGGAGCAGGCAGAGAGTCCTGATCAGGAAGCGAATTTTAATGCAACCGGTCTTCCCATTGTAAACGAAGCAGTGTCACTAAGAATGGTAGCCCCAAAAGCAGCCTTGGCGCCGGAATTCTCGGAGATGGAAATCTTCAAGCGGCTGGAGCAGGAAACCAATGTGAAGATCAACTGGGAGAACATTCCGGATACCGATTATACAGAAAAGAAAAACCTGTTACTGGCAAGCGGCGATTTGCCTGATGCTTTTTATGCTGCCGGATTTACTGATTACGAGCTGATTAATTACGGTGAAGACGGAACGCTGATTCCGCTGGAAGATTTAATTGATCAATATGCCCCTAACTTGAAAGCGCTTCTTGACCGCCGTCCGGACATTAAATCTTCGATCACAGCACCGGACGGGCACATCTACGGGCTCCCGTCATGGGAAGAAAACAACCTCGGAACCAACCCCTTCTTTCACGTCATCAATAAGGGCTGGCTGGATAAGCTGGGGCTGAAGGTGCCGGAAACACTGGATGAATACACCCAGGCACTGGTTGCTTTTAAAACACAGGACCCGAACGGCAACGGCAAGCAGGATGAAATCCCGTTAAGCTTTATGCATATGCAGTGGTGTATGGATATTGCCGGGCTGTTCGGAGCTTTTGGACTTCCCGATAATCTGGAGCACCGTGTGGTCCGGGACGGTAAAGTTATTTTTACTGCGACCCAGCCTGAATATAAGGAAGCTCTGAATTATTTCCATGAACAATGGTATAAGCAGGGTCTGATTGATCCGGAGTCCTTCACACAGGATGCTGCGCAGTATTTGGCCAAAGGTAAAACAACAGATGAGACACTGGGATCCTATATCTGGTGGGAGGTTGAAGAGGTTGTCGGAACCGAGCGTGCCAAGGACTATGATCTGCTGTCCCCGCTCAAAGGTGCTAATGGCGAGCAGACCATTGGACGTGCTAACGGCGGCGGTCCCGGACGCGGATCCTTTGTCATCACCAAAGAGAACAGCCATCCGGAAATCACCATGCGCTGGATCGACCAGCAGTATGAACCGTACATGGCTGCGCAAATTCACTGGGGGCCGCTGGATGTCGTATACAAGAAAGATGAAAATGGAAAATTGGTAAATCTGCCGCTTCCTGAGGGTGCCTCTGCAGGTGAATTCCGCCAGAAGGTTGCTCCGGGATCGGGTGCACCCGGCGTTATTACTTTTGATGACTTCGGAAAAGTGGTAGACATGGAACCCCGGGCACAGCAGCGGGCTGAGGATCTTGAGAAGTACTACAACCCGTTCATGGAAAAGGAAAACTATCCGGGCATTTTCTTTGAGCCGGAGGAGCTGGATACCATCAACAAGATTGAACCGGAACTGATCAAGTATGTAAATACGCAAAGAGGAAAATTCATTGTGGATGGCGGTGCAGATGAAGAATGGGACAGCTATATCAAGACACTGGAAAAGATGGGCCTGAATGAATTGATGGAAATCTATCAGACCGGTCTGGACCGCTATAACGCCAATCTGAACCAATAA
- a CDS encoding glycosyl hydrolase 115 family protein, with amino-acid sequence MEKDKEFILVRQEVAVKLYLDPAGIDYKGLIRAARSFAGDIEQVTGTVPEIITEPEQLKGTAVIIGSIGCNGIIGKLVAEGQLDVSAIQGKRECYKIQVMDHPLPGLDRALVIAGSDKRGAVYGIYSISEMIGVSPWVYFADVVPEKKPDLSLPVSSLNKVSREPSVKYRGIFLNDDWPSLGSWVTGAFGDFNEDFYDKVFELILRLKGNYLWPAMWSAEFSLNGKEHPIANAVHAEEYGIIMGTSHHEPLFRAGSEWQKVYQQYGTSNLWDFARNRQAITEFWEDGIKRNKEYPNLITLGMRGESDSALEGSDRDNIELLKDIILTQKRLLRKYNLEHAPQILAVYKEVEKYWYGTAEVVGLKDWDVLNDVTILLADDNFGNLRKIPAGSEQRRSAGWGMYYHFDYHGGPHSYEWVNTVPLGKIWEQMCMAFDYGIREVWIVNVGDLKPMELPVSYFLDLAYDFEAWGSGAVNRTAEYTERWVRQQFGAVLDQEAILGVAQLLSDYTRMNGRRKPEIITPSTFSPVHHHEAQTVLGQALRIEKAAVKYEALLPEAHRDAYYQLVYYPAAASANVVKMNIYGGFSSLYAKRGSMLANTYADLVKEAIERDQQLQRMYNTEISAGKWQGMMSSPHVGYIHWDAEGWSYPEGCTVIPVQGSLMIVDVEGTEQAYTSGTASLPVFTNLQQENYDITVSSGGDTGFEFRAEASAEWIRLDKFAGRVDTGETIRVSIDWGKLEGASAGHITVSGAGGTVEVQVAVEWIDLKNIPPLTFVETQQVIAIEAEHALSRVSKSGVEWKIIGNYGRSLSSVKMFPDGVSFGQPEHAPYLEYRILVRQDGEYRLTVFTAPTNHLSPTSGLKYAAGFDGGIPVIADVLPENYEGGDYNNEPWCRAVMDNVHTMTTSHVLTVGLHTLRIYGLDAGLVLQRLVLSAAPLPYSYLGPAESYCTGRSAH; translated from the coding sequence ATGGAAAAGGATAAGGAGTTTATCCTGGTGAGGCAGGAAGTGGCGGTGAAGCTGTACCTTGATCCCGCAGGTATAGATTACAAGGGGTTGATCCGGGCAGCCAGGTCTTTCGCCGGAGATATAGAGCAGGTCACCGGGACGGTCCCTGAGATTATTACAGAGCCGGAGCAGCTGAAGGGAACAGCGGTGATAATCGGGTCTATCGGCTGCAATGGGATTATCGGCAAGCTTGTTGCTGAGGGTCAACTGGATGTCTCCGCCATCCAGGGGAAAAGAGAGTGCTACAAGATTCAGGTGATGGATCACCCGCTTCCCGGGCTGGACCGGGCGCTGGTCATTGCCGGCAGCGATAAAAGGGGGGCGGTATACGGCATTTATTCCATATCGGAAATGATCGGTGTCAGCCCTTGGGTCTACTTTGCGGACGTAGTGCCGGAGAAGAAGCCGGATCTTTCCCTTCCCGTGAGCAGCCTGAATAAGGTTTCGAGAGAACCTTCGGTGAAATACCGGGGGATTTTTCTGAATGATGACTGGCCTTCTCTGGGTTCCTGGGTAACCGGGGCCTTCGGCGATTTCAATGAAGATTTCTATGACAAGGTCTTTGAGCTGATTCTCAGATTGAAAGGGAATTATCTTTGGCCGGCCATGTGGAGTGCTGAATTCAGCCTGAACGGCAAGGAGCACCCGATTGCCAATGCCGTCCATGCCGAAGAATACGGCATCATCATGGGCACTTCCCATCATGAGCCTTTGTTCAGGGCAGGCAGTGAATGGCAGAAGGTATATCAGCAGTACGGGACAAGCAATTTGTGGGATTTTGCCCGGAACAGGCAGGCGATTACAGAGTTCTGGGAGGACGGAATCAAGCGCAACAAAGAGTATCCGAACCTGATAACGCTCGGTATGCGCGGGGAGAGTGATTCCGCACTGGAAGGCTCTGACCGGGACAATATTGAGCTGCTGAAGGACATTATCCTCACCCAGAAACGCTTACTGAGGAAATATAATCTGGAGCATGCACCGCAAATTCTGGCAGTCTACAAGGAAGTCGAGAAATATTGGTACGGCACGGCCGAAGTGGTGGGGCTGAAGGATTGGGATGTACTGAATGATGTTACCATTCTGCTGGCTGACGATAACTTCGGCAACCTGCGCAAAATCCCGGCGGGCAGCGAGCAGCGCCGCAGCGCGGGCTGGGGGATGTACTACCATTTTGACTATCACGGAGGACCTCATTCTTATGAATGGGTGAACACGGTCCCGCTCGGGAAAATTTGGGAGCAGATGTGCATGGCGTTCGATTACGGCATCCGTGAGGTCTGGATCGTTAATGTGGGCGATTTGAAGCCGATGGAGCTGCCGGTCTCCTATTTCCTGGACCTGGCTTATGACTTTGAGGCATGGGGAAGCGGGGCGGTGAACCGGACTGCTGAATACACAGAACGCTGGGTGCGGCAGCAGTTCGGGGCTGTACTGGACCAGGAGGCCATCCTTGGGGTTGCACAGCTGCTGAGCGATTATACGCGGATGAACGGGCGGCGCAAGCCGGAGATTATTACGCCTTCAACCTTCAGTCCGGTCCATCATCATGAGGCGCAAACCGTGCTGGGGCAAGCCCTTAGGATTGAGAAGGCAGCCGTTAAATATGAGGCTTTATTACCTGAAGCCCACAGGGATGCTTATTATCAGCTTGTCTACTATCCTGCAGCGGCCTCGGCGAATGTGGTCAAAATGAATATTTACGGGGGGTTCAGCAGCCTGTACGCCAAGCGGGGAAGTATGCTTGCCAACACTTATGCTGATCTGGTGAAAGAGGCCATTGAGCGGGATCAGCAGCTGCAGCGGATGTACAATACAGAAATCTCAGCAGGAAAGTGGCAGGGAATGATGAGTTCACCTCACGTTGGGTACATACACTGGGATGCGGAAGGATGGAGCTACCCGGAGGGATGTACGGTAATCCCGGTTCAGGGATCCCTGATGATTGTCGATGTGGAGGGAACAGAGCAGGCCTATACTTCGGGTACAGCCAGCCTGCCGGTGTTCACCAATCTGCAGCAAGAGAACTATGACATTACGGTCAGCAGCGGCGGAGATACAGGATTTGAGTTTCGGGCTGAAGCTTCGGCGGAATGGATCAGACTGGACAAGTTTGCCGGGCGGGTGGATACCGGAGAGACAATCAGGGTCAGTATAGACTGGGGCAAATTAGAGGGAGCCTCTGCAGGGCATATCACAGTTTCCGGCGCCGGCGGTACAGTGGAGGTGCAGGTCGCCGTGGAATGGATTGACCTTAAGAATATACCGCCATTGACGTTTGTGGAAACACAGCAGGTGATAGCCATCGAGGCGGAGCATGCACTGAGCCGCGTCTCCAAATCGGGGGTAGAGTGGAAGATTATCGGGAACTACGGGCGGTCCTTGTCTTCGGTAAAAATGTTCCCGGACGGTGTGTCCTTTGGACAACCGGAGCATGCGCCATACCTGGAATACCGGATTCTGGTGAGACAGGACGGTGAATACCGCCTGACGGTTTTTACTGCGCCGACCAACCATCTCTCACCTACCAGCGGGCTGAAATATGCAGCAGGCTTTGATGGCGGGATTCCGGTGATAGCGGACGTTCTGCCCGAGAACTATGAGGGCGGAGATTATAACAATGAACCGTGGTGCCGTGCTGTGATGGATAATGTTCATACCATGACTACTTCACATGTCTTGACCGTTGGGCTTCATACCCTGCGTATCTACGGTCTGGATGCCGGACTGGTTCTGCAAAGGCTGGTGCTGTCTGCAGCTCCGCTTCCTTATTCTTATCTGGGACCGGCGGAGAGCTATTGCACGGGACGGTCGGCACACTAA
- a CDS encoding ABC transporter permease subunit: MNSKTSGGEHALIKPSRKRWSRVKRDYELYLFLLPIIILYLVFKYYPMYGVQIAFKDFSPSQGIWGSEWVGFQHFKDFFGAYNFWTIITNTLSLSFLSLLFGFPAPIIIAIMLNQMLGKSYKKFVQTVIYAPHFISTVVLVGMLNVFLSPNSGIVNHVITWFGGEPILFMADEGWFRPLYILSGIWQETGFSTIIYLAALAGVNPELHEAAIMDGASKWKRVWYVDIPSILPTIVILLILALGNIMSIGFEKAFLMQSDLNYATSNIIPTYVYEMGIQKAQYSFSTAVGLFNSLINIILIFTVNRIAKKMTETSLW; encoded by the coding sequence GTGAATTCAAAAACCAGCGGGGGAGAGCATGCTTTGATCAAGCCCAGCCGCAAACGGTGGAGCAGGGTCAAGCGTGACTATGAGCTATATCTGTTTTTGCTGCCGATCATTATTCTGTATCTCGTATTCAAGTACTATCCGATGTACGGGGTACAGATTGCATTTAAGGATTTCTCGCCAAGCCAGGGGATTTGGGGAAGCGAATGGGTAGGCTTTCAGCACTTTAAAGACTTTTTCGGTGCCTACAACTTCTGGACAATCATTACGAACACGCTCTCGCTCAGTTTTCTGTCGCTGTTGTTTGGCTTCCCCGCTCCGATTATCATCGCCATTATGCTGAATCAGATGCTGGGCAAATCCTATAAGAAGTTTGTCCAGACCGTAATTTATGCGCCTCATTTTATTTCTACCGTTGTCCTTGTCGGCATGCTGAATGTTTTTTTATCGCCAAACAGCGGAATTGTGAATCATGTCATTACCTGGTTCGGAGGCGAACCCATTCTCTTCATGGCTGATGAGGGCTGGTTCCGTCCATTGTATATTTTGTCAGGGATATGGCAGGAGACAGGCTTCTCCACGATTATCTATCTTGCCGCACTGGCGGGAGTCAACCCCGAACTGCATGAAGCGGCCATTATGGACGGGGCAAGCAAATGGAAGCGTGTGTGGTACGTGGATATTCCCAGCATTTTGCCGACAATCGTCATTCTGCTGATTCTCGCCCTTGGAAATATCATGAGCATCGGTTTTGAAAAAGCGTTTTTGATGCAAAGTGATCTGAACTACGCTACTTCCAATATTATTCCGACCTATGTGTATGAAATGGGGATTCAGAAGGCCCAGTACAGCTTTTCAACGGCAGTCGGCCTGTTCAACTCCCTGATCAATATTATCCTGATTTTCACCGTGAACCGGATCGCCAAAAAGATGACAGAAACCAGTCTCTGGTAA
- a CDS encoding LacI family DNA-binding transcriptional regulator — MTSIKDVANLAGVAVGTVSRVINNSGAVKPKTRKKVEEAIQELNYFPNEVARNFKMQKSKMVALLLPSIWNPFFSELAYYIEDELDREGFKLMLCNSGGKPEKELYYLDMLRQNKVAGIVGITYNDIENNVSNDIPIVSIDRHFNKKITCVTSDNYEGGRLALRELVKAGARKPAFMGSVTSVFSETMNRRQGFIHEAEALGIDYVIYEKPDPILDDHAYINEFLEKHGDADGVFAITDMLAASYIDKASKQGIRVPEDVKVIGYDGIQDNPYFHPILSTIRQPVEEMARMTIRLLYNKIEGIPLEKQVYRIPVMFRQGETT, encoded by the coding sequence ATGACAAGCATTAAAGATGTAGCCAACTTAGCCGGCGTCGCAGTAGGAACCGTATCCCGGGTCATTAACAACTCAGGTGCCGTTAAGCCTAAGACACGCAAGAAAGTAGAAGAAGCTATTCAGGAGCTGAATTATTTCCCGAATGAAGTGGCCAGAAATTTCAAGATGCAGAAGTCCAAAATGGTAGCTTTGCTGCTTCCGAGCATCTGGAATCCTTTCTTTTCAGAATTGGCTTATTACATTGAGGATGAACTGGACCGGGAAGGGTTCAAGCTCATGCTGTGCAACAGCGGCGGCAAACCCGAGAAGGAGCTGTATTATCTGGATATGCTCCGCCAGAACAAGGTAGCTGGTATTGTTGGCATAACTTACAATGATATCGAGAATAATGTGAGCAACGATATTCCCATTGTGAGCATTGACAGACACTTCAACAAGAAGATCACCTGCGTGACTTCGGATAATTATGAGGGAGGACGTCTGGCGCTGAGGGAGCTTGTGAAGGCTGGAGCCAGAAAGCCGGCTTTTATGGGAAGCGTTACTTCCGTGTTCAGTGAAACCATGAACCGCAGACAGGGATTCATTCATGAGGCGGAAGCACTGGGAATTGATTATGTGATCTATGAGAAGCCCGATCCTATTCTGGATGACCATGCTTATATCAACGAGTTTCTGGAGAAGCATGGCGATGCCGATGGCGTTTTTGCCATTACCGATATGCTGGCCGCCAGCTATATAGACAAGGCAAGCAAGCAGGGCATCCGTGTTCCGGAAGATGTGAAGGTCATCGGTTATGACGGCATTCAGGATAATCCTTATTTTCATCCTATTCTGTCTACCATCAGGCAGCCGGTGGAAGAAATGGCACGCATGACAATCAGGCTGCTGTATAACAAGATTGAAGGCATTCCTTTGGAGAAGCAGGTGTACCGTATCCCCGTTATGTTCAGGCAGGGTGAGACTACATGA
- a CDS encoding carbohydrate ABC transporter permease produces the protein MNQLVKRKSRGDVWFDIINYFLLSLIMLLVLYPLYFVLVASFSDPNYIYSGEVWLFPKGFTLDGYERIFSDSSIWIGYGNSILYATLGTIIGVAVTVFAAYPLARKDLAGKSVIMWFLLVTMFFSGGLIPTYLLIKDLHMLNTMWALVIPGAGGVFNVIIVRTFFQSSIPDEMWEAASIDGCSNTRFFWSIVLPLSKSILAVMVLYHVVGFWNGFFDALIYLNDESKYPLQLVLRNILVQNQVNSGMMIDVESYAAKMRVTELIKYGVIMVSSLPLLILYPFLQKYFVKGVMIGSIKG, from the coding sequence TTGAATCAGTTAGTCAAGCGAAAGAGCAGAGGCGACGTATGGTTTGATATCATCAACTATTTCCTGCTGAGCCTTATTATGCTGCTCGTATTATACCCGTTGTACTTTGTGCTGGTTGCCTCATTCAGCGATCCTAATTACATCTACTCAGGAGAGGTATGGCTGTTCCCGAAAGGCTTTACACTGGACGGTTACGAGCGGATATTCAGTGATTCCTCGATATGGATCGGATATGGAAACTCCATTCTGTATGCGACGCTGGGAACCATAATCGGGGTAGCAGTCACCGTGTTTGCAGCCTACCCGTTAGCCCGTAAGGATCTGGCCGGAAAATCAGTTATTATGTGGTTTCTGCTGGTCACGATGTTCTTCAGCGGAGGGTTGATTCCCACTTATCTGCTGATCAAAGATCTGCACATGCTAAATACGATGTGGGCACTGGTTATTCCCGGGGCTGGGGGTGTGTTCAACGTCATTATTGTAAGAACGTTCTTCCAGTCGTCCATACCGGATGAGATGTGGGAAGCGGCTTCTATTGACGGTTGCTCGAACACCAGATTTTTCTGGAGCATTGTGCTGCCACTGTCCAAATCCATTCTGGCGGTAATGGTTCTGTATCATGTCGTCGGCTTCTGGAACGGTTTCTTCGACGCTTTGATTTACCTGAATGATGAAAGCAAGTACCCGCTGCAACTGGTCCTCCGTAACATCCTTGTCCAGAATCAGGTCAATTCGGGCATGATGATCGATGTGGAATCCTATGCAGCCAAAATGCGCGTAACCGAACTGATCAAATACGGCGTTATCATGGTATCCAGTCTGCCGCTGCTGATTTTGTATCCTTTTCTGCAAAAATACTTTGTCAAGGGTGTAATGATCGGATCGATTAAGGGCTAA
- a CDS encoding helix-turn-helix domain-containing protein translates to MDINKYEGLVPDVFLFVDRRSFPDWEIARSTIDFHDLTFIVEGRSDYYINGEKFTVEAGDMLYAPSGSIREANTSRESPMHSYAFNFVWEGGDNHVRLPFGTVTRNWRTKELLKDIREFSHVWMGKQPLYRMKARAIFQMIIYRLLSIAHHQEQPLMDPRIHKAMAYIMDHYSENLSIAELAGLVGLNPVYLGKLFKQNTGSTCKEFLNRVRVNNAEMILSAGGFNVTEVAQHCGYHDVAYFSNVFKNIKGYPPSSALK, encoded by the coding sequence ATGGATATTAACAAATACGAAGGTCTCGTTCCGGACGTATTCCTGTTCGTAGATCGCAGATCGTTTCCGGACTGGGAGATTGCCCGGAGCACTATAGATTTCCATGACCTTACCTTCATCGTTGAAGGGCGGTCGGACTACTATATCAACGGGGAAAAGTTTACCGTAGAAGCCGGGGATATGCTCTATGCTCCTTCGGGCAGTATCCGGGAAGCCAACACATCCAGGGAATCACCGATGCATTCTTATGCGTTTAATTTTGTCTGGGAGGGCGGGGACAATCATGTACGGCTTCCCTTCGGAACTGTAACCCGCAACTGGAGAACCAAAGAGCTCCTGAAGGACATCCGGGAATTTTCCCACGTCTGGATGGGCAAACAGCCGCTGTACCGGATGAAAGCCCGGGCCATCTTCCAGATGATTATATACAGGCTCCTTAGCATTGCCCACCATCAGGAACAACCGCTGATGGACCCGAGAATCCATAAGGCCATGGCCTATATCATGGACCATTACTCGGAGAATCTCTCCATCGCCGAGCTTGCCGGTCTGGTCGGCCTGAATCCCGTCTATCTCGGCAAGCTGTTCAAGCAGAACACCGGCTCCACCTGCAAGGAATTCCTGAACAGGGTGCGGGTGAACAATGCCGAGATGATCCTCTCCGCCGGCGGTTTTAATGTCACGGAGGTGGCGCAGCACTGCGGCTATCATGATGTCGCCTACTTCAGCAATGTTTTCAAGAACATCAAGGGTTACCCTCCTTCATCCGCCCTGAAATAA